In one window of Tubulanus polymorphus chromosome 3, tnTubPoly1.2, whole genome shotgun sequence DNA:
- the LOC141902870 gene encoding nudC domain-containing protein 1-like, protein MKMTDAVEKGFKLNRDLVNPNFEGYKLSLDPIPSYKVSLSSCPDELKLQENQFSYQHVKAFAVHNHLFLDPYNPNCVFYISDLKLMQIHVENGHSISNAEIVFEFPVSSNQRQSTNRLHSCVCFMSRDWLSLSDGVGNLYLVWTGNRTDGLTWKVCYRCRPLEDEASFILKESIMFENGGNHCVDFILLHVEKVDKNDSDSKFQTVVEWLSVVNSADKDHWELYRTRRLTGAAPVDYISLQTNGKAIYVASEKPFKMTYDSLKPITIEERNIEKSDKKERSVYKWHQTAEDLTVYFNLPRAYQKTEVKFKLVPDYIELSVDDDEMEPLLNGKLFNSVDVEASTWTIQNNRLELILGKKSETLWTTVVEGDERGQLVENTETSDRMEEDDENEDDDKKPYNAQELEDCDNFPDESSALVRIDGETHVKTHQADLASHQWLFNTRLSNQKTCALCLRHDVDGIVWQPQDNVDIVESPWIHVGTFNALGYVKASKTQNKFTTCSPDLSFAVLCDCVRHVYVYRQSSPTLTPLRNRKTGKSVSAIAKQQLVTLECTDTILGMQATNDRIYILTAKHLYMIQVNEQSL, encoded by the exons ATGAAAATGACTGATGCTGTGGAAAAAGGTTTTAAGCTGAATAGAGATCTTGTCAATCCCAATTTTGAGGGATACAAGTTATCTTTAGATCCGATCCCATCTTATAAAGTCTCACTTTCCTCTT gtCCTGATGAATTGAAGCTACAAGAGAATCAATTCTCTTATCAACATGTTAAAGCATTTGCGGTTCATAATCATCTTTTCCTGGATCCGTATAATCCAAATTGTGTGTTctatatttctgatttgaaacTGATGCAGATTCATGTTGAAAAT GGTCACAGTATCAGTAATGCGGAGATCGTATTTGAATTTCCGGTATCGTCCAATCAGAGACAGTCTACGAATCGACTTCATTCGTGCGTTTGTTTCATGAGTCGTGATTGGTTGAGTTTATCTGACGGTGTCGGTAACCTCTATCTGGTATGGACCGGTAATAGAACTGATGGATTGACTTGGAAG GTATGTTATCGCTGTCGTCCGCTTGAGGACGAAGCGTCATTTATACTGAAGGAATCGATCATGTTCGAAAATGGAGGAAATCATTGCGTTGATTTCATATTGTTACACGTGGAAAAagttgataaaaatgattccgaTTCTAAATTCCAAACAGTTGTCGAATGGTTATCTGTAGTGAATTCAG CTGATAAAGATCATTGGGAATTGTATCGAACTCGGAGACTGACCGGTGCGGCGCCTGTCGATTATATCAGTCTTCAAACAAACGGAAAAGCGATTTACGTAGCGTCTGAGAAACCGTTCAAAATGACGTACGATTCACTGAAACCGATTACCATCGAAgaaagaaacatcgaaaaaTCTG ataaaaaagaaCGTTCCGTTTATAAATGGCATCAAACTGCGGAGGATTTAACGGTTTACTTTAATCTACCTCGAGCTTACCAAAAAACCGAGGTGAAATTCAAACTAGTGCCTGATTATATAGAGTTATCAgtggatgatgatgaaatggaGCCGTTGTTGAACGGAAAGCTGTTTAACAGTGTCGATGTGGAAGCTAGTACGTGGACGATTCAAAACAATag GTTAGAATTAATTTTGGGAAAGAAAAGTGAAACATTGTGGACGACAGTAGTTGAAGGGGACGAACGTGGACAACTGGTAGAAAATACTGAAACTAGTGACCGAATGGAAGAG GATGATGagaatgaagatgatgataaaaaGCCGTATAACGCACAAGAATTAGAGGATTGTGATAATTTTCCCGATGAATCGTCTGCATTAGTGAGAATTGATGGTGAAACTCATGTTAAAACTCATCAG GCTGATCTGGCAAGTCATCAGTGGTTGTTCAACACGAGAttatccaatcagaaaacatgCGCGTTATGTCTACGCCACGACGTCGACGGTATCGTATGGCAACCGCAAGATAACGTCGACATTGTTGAATCGCCGTGGATACACGTAGGGACGTTTAACGCCCTCGGATACGTGAAAGCTTCGAAAACGCAGAATAAGTTCACGACGTGTTCGCCTGATTTATCGTTCGCCGTGTTATGTGACTGCGTTCGTCATGTTTACGTTTATAGACAATCGTCGCCGACTTTGACTCCTTTGAGAAATCGTAAAACGGGGAAATCCGTATCGGCCATCGCTAAGCAACAGTTAGTTACGTTAGAATGTACCGATACGATTCTAGGAATGCAAGCGACCAATGATAGAATATATATTCTCACCGCTAAACATTTATACATGATACAAGTTAATGAACAGTCGCTGTGA
- the LOC141901461 gene encoding NADH dehydrogenase [ubiquinone] 1 alpha subcomplex subunit 12-like produces the protein MSKYLEKISRLRAIYKQNGGLIGCYMNLYRTDELKWGDFVGEDKYGNKYYQNKTYFMGRSRWVDYNNQINTDYDGSQVPAEWHRWLHYIADEPPTVVPPVKHRWLMDHVENKSGTSGEYVPYSTTRPKIESWVPPKN, from the exons ATGTCTAAATATCTGGAAAAAATTAGCCGTTTACGTGCTATTTATAAACAGAATGGTGGTTTAATTGGCTGTTATATGAATCTTTACAG aaCTGATGAACTGAAATGGGGAGATTTTGTCGGTGAAGATAAATATGGCAACAAATATTATCAGAATAAGACGTATTTCATGGGAAGAAGTCGTTGGGTTGATTATAATAATCAGATCAATACAGATTATGATGGAAGTCAAGTTCCGGCCGAATG gCATAGATGGCTTCACTATATAGCGGATGAACCACCAACTGTAGTTCCTCCTGTCAAACACAGATGGTTGATGGATCACGTAGAAAACAAGTCAGGAACTTCAGGAGAATATGTACCTTACAGCACTACAAGACCGAAAATAGAAAGTTGGGTTCCTCCAAAGAACTAA